In Aedes albopictus strain Foshan chromosome 3, AalbF5, whole genome shotgun sequence, the following are encoded in one genomic region:
- the LOC134290961 gene encoding uncharacterized protein LOC134290961, producing the protein MEDKSSASGVIPPIAQPAVETINAPRLNPPSMADTNIETYFMSLEFWFAASGIGAQHDSRRYNIVMAQVPPNKLTELRSIVDATPANDKYAYIKTKLIAYFADSQQRRLQRVLSDMPLGDLKPSQLFNEMKRVAGSSLGEAVLLDLWATRLPPHAQAAVIASRGDAADKITIADAIVDSMVLRKINALDSNVQNAAMAATKPAEVAAIDPIQNLKREIAELSRRLEKMLPIQKSVRGRSRSRSRGGEKRSANRERDSSSGPCWYHRTFGNDARRCRKPCSTSQQASSNQQ; encoded by the coding sequence ATGGAGGATAAATCTAGCGCCAGTGGGGTGATTCCCCCGATAGCCCAGCCGGCTGTCGAAACAATTAATGCGCCGCGTCTCAATCCTCCCAGCATGGCCGACACGAATATCGAGACCTATTTTATGTCGCTCGAGTTCTGGTTCGCCGCGTCAGGCATCGGTGCCCAACACGATTCCCGTCGGTACAATATCGTGATGGCACAGGTTCCACCAAACAAGCTGACCGAGCTGCGGTCGATTGTCGATGCCACTCCAGCGAACGATAAGTACGCCTACATCAAGACGAAGCTGATCGCGTACTTTGCCGACAGCCAGCAGCGGCGCCTTCAACGTGTGCTGTCCGATATGCCTCTGGGGGACCTCAAGCCAAGCCAGCTTTTCAACGAGATGAAGCGCGTAGCTGGAAGCTCCCTCGGAGAAGCGGTGCTGCTCGATCTTTGGGCAACCAGATTGCCTCCACATGCCCAAGCAGCGGTGATCGCATCGAGAGGTGACGCGGCGGACAAAATCACCATCGCCGACGCCATTGTAGATTCGATGGTTCTGCGAAAGATCAACGCCCTGGACAGCAACGTGCAAAATGCAGCGATGGCGGCAACAAAACCCGCAGAAGTTGCAGCCATTGATCCAATTCAGAATCTGAAACGGGAAATCGCCGAGCTCTCGCGGCGGCTCGAAAAGATGCTGCCTATCCAGAAAAGTGTTCGTGGTCGTTCCCGTTCCCGTTCTCGTGGAGGTGAAAAGCGAAGTGCCAACCGCGAGAGGGACTCATCGTCCGGCCCATGCTGGTACCATCGAACATTCGGGAACGAT